A window of the Polaribacter batillariae genome harbors these coding sequences:
- a CDS encoding Arc family DNA binding domain-containing protein, whose amino-acid sequence MAKKKAFALRVNEDMIKAIEKWASDEFRSTNGQIEWMLMQALKDAKRAPKKKEK is encoded by the coding sequence ATGGCAAAAAAGAAAGCTTTCGCGTTGCGAGTTAACGAAGATATGATAAAAGCCATTGAAAAATGGGCTTCAGATGAATTTCGTTCTACTAACGGACAAATAGAATGGATGCTAATGCAAGCTTTAAAAGACGCAAAAAGAGCACCTAAAAAGAAAGAAAAATAA
- a CDS encoding alpha/beta hydrolase: MIRIITYLAISILGVFVSNAQIKSEEITINNQVIQLPGTLTFSEEKTPLIIWVHGSGNVDRNGNQTGTPVKANYIKQFRDAVNKNNIAFFSYDKRTANTKNKEFLKDTQIKDFVFDVQEIINHFKNDKRFTKIILVGHSQGSLIAMFALENVDKYISIAGTGEAIDKTIVKQIGKNNPTLAEAAQEQFDSLRVNGKISVVNPFLISVFAKPNQPFLLSWMQLNPIEEIKKIEIPTLIINGDKDLQVSVEDAKRLNEANKKAELVIIKNMNHVLKTIEKDEDNMKSYYSAAYPISKKLIETIVQFVKK, translated from the coding sequence ATGATTAGAATTATAACATATTTAGCGATATCCATTTTAGGTGTTTTTGTTTCGAATGCACAAATAAAATCCGAAGAAATTACCATTAATAATCAAGTAATTCAATTACCTGGAACTTTAACTTTTTCTGAAGAAAAAACACCTTTAATTATTTGGGTGCATGGTTCTGGAAATGTAGATAGAAATGGAAATCAAACTGGTACACCTGTAAAAGCGAATTATATAAAACAATTTAGAGACGCTGTAAATAAAAATAATATTGCTTTTTTTAGTTATGATAAAAGAACAGCCAATACTAAAAACAAAGAGTTTTTAAAAGATACTCAAATAAAAGATTTTGTTTTTGATGTTCAAGAAATAATCAACCATTTTAAAAATGACAAACGTTTTACAAAAATCATTTTAGTTGGTCATAGCCAAGGTTCTTTAATAGCAATGTTCGCTTTAGAAAATGTAGATAAATACATTTCTATTGCTGGTACTGGAGAAGCTATAGATAAAACTATTGTAAAACAAATTGGTAAAAACAACCCAACTTTGGCTGAAGCAGCACAAGAACAATTTGATTCTTTAAGGGTTAATGGTAAAATTTCAGTTGTAAACCCATTTTTAATAAGTGTGTTTGCAAAACCAAATCAACCTTTTCTATTATCTTGGATGCAGTTAAATCCTATTGAAGAAATAAAAAAAATAGAAATTCCTACATTAATTATAAATGGCGATAAAGATTTACAAGTAAGTGTTGAAGATGCAAAACGTTTAAATGAAGCAAACAAAAAAGCTGAATTGGTAATTATTAAAAACATGAATCATGTTTTAAAAACAATTGAAAAAGACGAAGACAATATGAAGTCTTACTATTCAGCAGCATATCCTATTTCAAAAAAACTCATTGAAACAATTGTTCAATTTGTAAAAAAATAA
- a CDS encoding helix-turn-helix domain-containing protein produces MVEKPQFDLIMEKFSIQNIEKISSLNSELEVEKATNLFLKLRVLAKENKSYQVLRKHLSKLIKDYEDKNWPSSENITNEQIKESDLAEQIVQAESNFYSKRKEIIRKKLKESGLNQTDLAKILGHRKGYVSELINGIRPFSKEDLIIINRLFKIELENLIPTFIKEEKVLHIRKTLKSIPKNRIKLTKKDLNLENYIAQQSRV; encoded by the coding sequence ATGGTTGAAAAACCACAATTTGATTTAATTATGGAAAAATTTTCAATTCAAAATATAGAAAAAATTAGCTCTTTGAATAGTGAGTTAGAAGTTGAAAAAGCAACCAATTTATTCCTAAAATTGAGAGTTTTAGCTAAAGAAAATAAATCTTATCAAGTTTTGAGAAAACACTTATCAAAATTAATAAAAGATTATGAAGATAAGAATTGGCCAAGCAGTGAGAATATTACTAATGAACAAATTAAGGAAAGTGATTTAGCAGAACAAATTGTACAAGCGGAAAGTAATTTTTACTCTAAAAGAAAGGAGATTATTCGTAAAAAACTAAAAGAAAGCGGTTTAAACCAAACTGACTTGGCGAAAATTTTAGGTCATAGAAAAGGCTATGTTTCTGAATTAATAAACGGAATAAGACCATTTTCGAAAGAAGATTTGATAATTATAAATCGTTTATTCAAAATTGAACTTGAAAATTTAATTCCAACTTTTATAAAAGAAGAAAAAGTTTTACACATAAGAAAAACTTTAAAATCAATTCCAAAAAACCGAATTAAATTAACGAAAAAGGATTTAAATTTAGAAAATTATATTGCCCAACAAAGCCGTGTATAA
- a CDS encoding type II toxin-antitoxin system HigB family toxin, with translation MSEAIKKLIEDIEKAEWKNPLEIKEARPDADNVHSEGFYFFNISIHRTMILIVFDDLEATIVWTGNHQEYDKTFKGNKKTVEKWLKNHNLI, from the coding sequence CTGTCTGAAGCAATTAAGAAACTAATTGAAGATATTGAAAAGGCAGAATGGAAAAATCCTCTTGAAATAAAAGAAGCTAGACCTGACGCTGATAATGTTCATTCGGAAGGCTTCTATTTCTTTAACATTAGTATTCACAGGACAATGATTTTAATCGTATTTGACGATTTAGAAGCTACAATTGTTTGGACAGGAAATCATCAAGAATATGATAAAACATTTAAAGGAAATAAAAAAACAGTAGAAAAATGGTTGAAAAACCACAATTTGATTTAA
- a CDS encoding DUF721 domain-containing protein: MSKRENDSFSVKDLMQHFIKENNLSKGMQKIRVEEAWTKMMGPGVAIHTTSVKLQNKTLIISLTSSVLREELGYGKEKIIKLMNEELGDELVEKLLLV, translated from the coding sequence ATGTCAAAAAGAGAGAACGATTCTTTTTCGGTAAAAGATTTAATGCAGCATTTTATTAAAGAGAATAATTTAAGCAAAGGAATGCAAAAAATTAGAGTAGAAGAAGCTTGGACAAAAATGATGGGACCAGGAGTTGCCATCCATACTACCTCTGTAAAACTGCAAAATAAAACGTTAATAATTAGTTTAACGTCTTCTGTTTTACGAGAAGAATTAGGCTATGGAAAAGAAAAAATTATAAAATTGATGAATGAAGAATTGGGAGATGAACTTGTAGAAAAATTATTGCTGGTTTAG
- the recF gene encoding DNA replication/repair protein RecF (All proteins in this family for which functions are known are DNA-binding proteins that assist the filamentation of RecA onto DNA for the initiation of recombination or recombinational repair.), whose product MYLQKLSLVNFKNIESQSFDFQQKINCFVGNNGVGKTNVLDAIYYLSFAKSYFNSVAIQNIRHGEGFFMIEGDYLLNDRNEKIVCSLKKGQKKVLKRNGKSYDKFSEHIGQLPLVIISPADRDLVTEGSDTRRKFIDGVISQQNKKYLQDLIAYNKVLSQRNALLKYFAANRTFDALNLSVYDTQLADYGSRIYEVRKAFLEEFIPIFNEKYQIISADKERVNLIYKSQLHDFSMQDLMQKSLEKDKILQYTTSGIHKDDLSFEIGAYPIKKFGSQGQQKSYLIALKLAQFEFIKQQSNVIPILLLDDIFDKLDENRVLQIIELVNNDEFGQIFITDTHAERTENIVKQSNKPYQIFKL is encoded by the coding sequence AACAGAAAATTAATTGTTTTGTGGGTAATAATGGTGTTGGCAAAACCAATGTTTTAGATGCCATTTATTACCTTTCTTTTGCGAAAAGCTACTTTAATTCGGTCGCAATTCAAAATATTAGACATGGAGAAGGTTTTTTTATGATAGAAGGAGATTATCTTTTAAACGATAGAAACGAGAAAATTGTTTGTAGCTTAAAAAAAGGACAAAAGAAAGTGCTCAAACGAAACGGAAAAAGTTACGACAAATTTTCGGAGCACATAGGGCAATTACCATTGGTTATTATTTCTCCAGCAGATAGAGATTTGGTAACAGAAGGTAGTGATACGAGAAGAAAGTTTATAGATGGTGTAATTTCTCAACAAAATAAAAAATATTTACAAGATTTAATTGCTTATAATAAAGTGTTAAGTCAGCGAAATGCGTTGTTAAAATATTTTGCAGCCAATAGAACATTCGATGCTTTAAATTTAAGTGTTTACGATACGCAATTGGCAGACTATGGTTCTAGAATTTACGAAGTTAGAAAAGCTTTCTTAGAAGAATTTATACCTATTTTTAATGAAAAATATCAAATTATTTCTGCGGATAAAGAACGTGTGAATTTGATTTATAAGAGCCAGTTACACGATTTTTCGATGCAAGATTTAATGCAAAAATCTTTAGAAAAAGATAAAATTTTACAATACACAACATCAGGCATTCATAAAGACGATTTAAGTTTTGAAATAGGAGCGTATCCAATTAAAAAATTTGGTTCACAAGGGCAACAAAAGTCGTATTTAATTGCACTCAAGTTGGCTCAGTTCGAGTTTATAAAGCAACAGTCGAATGTAATACCTATTTTGTTGTTGGACGATATTTTTGATAAATTAGATGAAAATAGGGTGTTGCAAATTATAGAATTGGTAAATAACGACGAATTCGGACAAATTTTTATTACAGATACACATGCAGAAAGAACAGAAAATATTGTAAAACAGAGTAACAAACCGTATCAAATTTTTAAACTTTAG
- a CDS encoding type II toxin-antitoxin system RelE/ParE family toxin, protein MELTIFWTEFSEKELENIFKYYKKKASVTVAKKIVNAIYEETLKLKQQPKIGQTEELLKQRKQEFRYLVYKNYKVIYWINESENRVEINDVFDTRQNPPKIKRTK, encoded by the coding sequence ATGGAATTAACTATTTTTTGGACTGAATTTAGCGAAAAAGAGTTAGAAAATATTTTTAAATATTACAAGAAAAAAGCGAGCGTTACCGTTGCAAAAAAAATTGTTAATGCAATTTACGAAGAAACTCTGAAGTTAAAACAACAACCAAAAATTGGACAAACTGAAGAACTTCTTAAACAACGAAAACAAGAGTTTAGGTATTTAGTTTATAAAAATTACAAAGTAATTTATTGGATAAACGAAAGTGAAAATAGGGTTGAAATTAATGACGTTTTTGATACGAGACAAAATCCTCCAAAAATAAAACGAACTAAATAA